The Mucilaginibacter gracilis genomic interval GCATACGCCGGCCCCGGTTTCAATTACGGGTACCATCGAGTTTTCGCGCACAAAATCAATCAACTGTTGCGATCCGCGGGGGATAATAATATCAATATACTTTACCGCAGTAAGCATTTCGGTAATATGCTTGCGGTCGGTTGGCAATAGTTGTACTATAGCTTGGTTTAAACCAAACTCCTTTAGTGTGCTGTGTATCAGGTTTACTAAACAAATGTTTGTGTTTAGTGCATCGCTGCCACCACGCAAAACGCAAACGTTGCCCGAGCGGATGCAAAGCGCAGCCACATCAATGGTGACGTTCGGCCTCGATTCGTAAATTACACCTACTACACCCAGCGGTACCGTTTTCTTTTGAATAAATAAGCCGTTTGCGGTGGTATGCTCCAAAGCAATTTGCCCAGCCGGATCGGGCAAGGCAGCAATGTCTTTAATACTGGTGCATAAATCGGCAATACGGGCATCATTCAACAAAAGCCTGTCCTTTTTTGGGTCAGTATCGGGCATTTTGTCCAGGTCCTTTTTGTTTTCCTCAATAATTAAAGCGTGGTTCTCCGAAAGGATAATAGCCAGGCGTTTTAAAAGGGCTTTCTTTTTATCGTCTTCCAACAGCTTAATGGCCGTTGATGCCTTATGTGCCTGGTATAGTAAATGCTGGATAGATTCCATAATTTTCGGTTTTATAATAAAACAATATCATCGGCATTGGCTATGGTTAGCTTTTGCGTTTTCATGTTGCCCGCAATCTCGTCCGATGATACTTTTGAACGGCCAACTGCTATAGTTACCAGGTTTTCGTCTAGTATCTCAATAACCTCGCCTTGTTCAAATTTATCAATAATGGCTTTTACACCTACTGCCAATAAACTGTGCCCGTTTTGTAATGCCTTGCATGCCCCGGCATCAATTTGCAGGCTACCGGTAACTAAGCTACCGCTTGCCAGCCATTTTTTACGGGCAGGCATAGAGCATTTCTGCGGATGGCACAGGGTGCCGGTTTCTTCCTTAATAGCGCTCAAAATACCATCGGTAGTGCTTATGCCAAATATAACTACCTTAATACCCATCCTGGTTGCCAGGCGTGCAAAGGTTAGTTTTGATACCATGCCGCCCAGACCCAATGCCGATTTTTCTTTATTAGCCAGGCCCAGGGCAGCTTTGTCTATTAGGGGTATAACAGGTATTACCTCGCCATTAGCATCAAGCACACCGGGGACCGATGTACTAAAAAGCAGTACCGAAGCACCAAAACCAACTGCAATTAAGGTAGCCAACTCATCATTGTCCGAAAACTTGAGTTCAAGGTTGCTTACCACATCGTTTTCGTTAGCTATGGGGATAATGTCATTGGCCCAAAGGTCCTCGTAGGTTTTTTTTAGCTGCAAAAACTGGTTGCGATTGCTAAAATGCTGCCTTTCGCAAAGGCTCTGTGCAATATTTATCCCGTAAGGCGCAAAAAAACCAGAGTATTTGTTTAGCAATAAGGGGTTCCCTATTGCGGCGGCGGCTTTACGCTCGCTAATGGTGCCGCTATAATTTTTTAATAATTTTTTACCGGCAGCTACTGCGCCGGAGGACACCATAACAATATGGTAATCCTGATGAATGCTTGCCACCTGGCGGGCAATGGTGGCCATTACGGTTTCATCCAGATCGCCATTTTTATGGGTGATAGATGCTGTTCCGAATTTGATAACGAGTATAGGCTTTGTCAATGTATGTTGTAAAATTGCCCAAATCTATAAAAAGACTATCAAAGTAGTCTATATTATTTTAAGTTCGCAATTTTACAACTGCTGTACTGCCTGTTGCTCACAGGCCCGTTTATAATTTTTATCTACGGTTTTAAATGTCCAATAGGCCATTAACATGCCACCAATGCCATACACAAGGATATTAACACAAAAATCAATCAGTTTAAACTGGTCGAAATGAAAACGCAATATCGCAAAAAAATAACAAATTACACCAACTGGCAAACCCTGGTATAAAAGTCCATTTTTAAAAACATAGCTCCATTTATTCAGCCTTTTTACGGCCCATTCTTCGGTGTAATATTTTATTTCCTTTTCGCTATATGTTCTCATTTATTTTTGTTCAGTTATTTCTGTTTAAATTTCGTTAAAACTCCTTTTCGCTTTTTAGGCCAAACAGTTTTCCGCTTTTAAATAAAACCCTGTCGTGCATTAAATTGGTAGCATTGCGTTGGGTAAGTTCGGTATTGTCTAAATCGGTTAAATCGGGTTTACCGGCATTTACCCAGGCAGTATAAATAAAACTGGCTGTTGATGCTATGGCGCCGCGCAATTGCCTTTCAACCATACCATTTAGTTTGGTATGATAAGCTTTTGAATATTCCGCTGTATGTATCACATCCGAATACATGTTAACCTTTACCTTGCCATTTTCCATTTCATACACATTACTGCCGCCAAATTGCTTCACCAAATCCCTGTCTACCTGTAAAAGTGTATCGGCTGTGCTGTTAGATGCCTTTACTATGCGCCAGGTTTCTTTTTGCACATCATCAATAAAACGCGGGCTGCCTGCATTATAATTATAGGTATTGCCAAACAATTCCGGCAGTTGGGCCTCAAATAAGCCGTGTATCCCTTTTTGGTTGGTGAGCTGGCCGTTATGGTTTTCGGATGTATGTAGCGGCATGTAGGCATCACCAATGTAATGGCCCAAATCGGCAGAAAGTAAAAGTATGTCCGATTTATGCTTGCCTTTAAAAGCGGCAGTTAGCTTCGCCATCATATCTTGAATATACCAGGGTAAAATACCGTGAGTAGTTAAAAATTTAGCGCCGTATTTGGTTTTGGCATCTTTTGTCGACCGGGGTATTTCGTCGTAATTACCATAGGCCTCTAAATGGATATGGTGCCGCGGAAATTCGGCGGTATCGCCAATGGTATATTTGCGCACGTCGGGCAGGTTTGCCTCTGTGGTAAAAAAATCAATATGGTTATAAAAAAAGCTTTGCATGGGCTGCGGCAAACTCATTACCACGGCGCGGTTAATATGTTCGTGCCCGTATTTGCCCCACGATATAAGGCTTAATGCAAGGCAAAAAATGGCTGTTTTATGCCATAAACGTAAATTTGGTTTTTTAAAAGTTGTCATGTTTAAACTGCTTAATCAAAAGTATGTAAAAGCTGTAACAATGTAGTTATTTTGTTGTTGTGGCTTTAACATGGCTATGCAAATTAAAATTTTGATAATCTTTGCGGCTTGCTTATGGTTTAAAAGCCAGGGGCCGGCTAACCATTGTGTTTTTATTTTTGCCGATAAAACCAACAATGCAGATTTAATTAGGCAAATTAATATTTTAAAAGCCGACCCAAACGGAACCAATAGTCGCAATATTATTTATAAAGTGGTTACCTATTCGGCAAACAATGCGGAGCATTACAAAAAATGGAAGGTATCAAACGTGCCATTTACGGTGATATTGATAGGTAATGATAACGGCGAAAAGCTACGGAGCCACCAGCCAGTTAGCCTGGCTAAAATATTTGAACTGGTTGACAATACTTCGCGAAGGCGTGAACAGGGACATCATAAACTTTAAATATACTTTTAATGGACTTGAATATTAAAAACAAAATTGCGCTGGTTACAGGCTCTACCGCCGGGATTGGTTTTGCAATAGCCAGGTTATTAGCCGCCGAGGGGGCAATGGTTTATATTAACGGGCGATCGTTCGATAAAATTGAAGCCGCCGTTAAACAATTAAAAACAGAAACAGGCAATAATAATATACAAGGCATTGCCTGCGATTTTTCGAAGCCTGCCGAGATTGAAAGCCTGTTGAGCCAACTTCCCGAAGTGGATATACTGGTTAACAACGTAGGAATATTTGAGCCTAAAGCCTTTGAGGAAATTAGCGATGCCGACTGGCTGAAGTTTTACGAGGTAAATGTTTTGAGTGGTGTTAGGCTTTCGCGGGTGTATTTCCCTAAAATGATTAAAAAGGATTGGGGACGTGTAATATTTATCAGCAGCGAATCGGCAATACAAATTCCAGCCGAGATGATACATTACGGCATGACAAAAACTGCACAATTAGCCGTATCTCGCGGTTTAGCCGAGTTAACTAAAGGCACCAATGTAACCGTAAATTCGGTTTTACCGGGGCCTACCCTGTCCGAAGGTGTTGGCGGTTTTATTGACGATCTGGCCAAAAATCAAAATAAATCAAAACAAGATGTTGAGCAGGATTTTTTTACCCACATGCGCCCAACCTCATTATTGCAACGTTTTATGACTACCGACGAAATTGCAAACCTGGTTGTTTATCTTTGCAGCCCCTTATCGGCAGGCACCAACGGTGCGGCCTTACGCGTTGATGGCGGCTTACTTAAAGGTGCCGTTTAACAATTTTAATATTTTTTGCAGATGATGATGAGATTTTTTTCGATAATAGTAGTTTCCCTTTGTGTTTCGTATACCTCAAACGCCCAACTTAAAGCAACGGCTAATACTACCACACAACAGGTTGCGCGTACCGGCGACACAACAAAAAGCACAGTTGCTAAACACGTTAAAACCCGAATGGTAGGCGGCGCACAAATGACATCAGATAAAGATATTGTTTATAATATTGTAAAATCAAAAGATCATACCACCTTAACAGGTACAATTGCTGTTTGCGGTTTATCAGAAACGCTTAAAAGCCGCGGCCCTTTAACCGTTTTTGCACCTACAAATGAAGCCTTTGCAAAGCTGGCCCCGGGCACTTTAGATACGCTATCAAAACCCGCGCATAATACCGATTTAACCAGGCTGTTAACCTACCACGTTATTAACGGGCGGCTTACATCAAAAGATATAGCTAAACAAATAGCCGCAGGCAAAGGCGAGGTGGTATTTGTTACCCTTACGGGCTCAAAGCTGCGTGCTAAAATAAACGGCGACAGAAATATAGTATTGATAGACGAAAAAGGCAACGAAGCAACTATTAGTCAATTTGATATTGAACAAAGCAACGGTATTATTGATGTTGTAACCAGCGTTTTGGTGCCCAATAGCAAATAATTTTTCATTATCATTTGTTTGTAAACTACGAGGCTCAAACAAACCAAATTAAATTATACTTCGTAATTTTATTAACAAACAATTGTAAGGTTATTAAAATAAAAGCAACTAAGCTTTAAAATGTAATTACTTACATAACCACTAAAACAAACAAATGTCATGAAAAAAGCAATCAATATTTTGGCGATTACAATGCTAATAGCATTTTGCGGATGCCAAATGAGCAGCGGGCAAACTAATAAGATAACAAAGGGCCGCCCAAAATCAAAAACTGATGCCGAGTGGAAAAAACAACTTACCGCCAACCAGTATTATATTATGGTTGAGCGCGGTACCGAGCCTGCTTTTAAAAACGCCTATTTTGAAATGCACCAAAAAGGTGTATTTGTAAGCGCAGCCACGGGCGACGTTCTATTTACGTCTGAAGACAAGTTTGATAGCGGAACCGGATGGCCAAGCTTTGTAAAACCCTTTGATCCTAAAAAAATCGAAATTATTCAGGATAACAGCTACGGCATGAGCCGCGACGAGGTTATAGAAAAAAGTACCGGTTTACACCTGGGCCACGTTTTTGATGACGGACCGGCAGACAGAGGTGGTAAACGATACTGCATGAACTCCGGCGCACTCATATTTAAAAAGAACTAACGCGCTTTCTGCCGCCTGCTATCGATGGCCTGAAGGCTGTACGCTGCATGGCATTGGCTTCAAATTTTAAACCAATGGTCAGGTCTACCCAGTCGGGATTAACAGATCTGATCATTTTTTCTTTTTGGGCCCTTGTAAAACGGCTCAATACCTTAAACCTTTCCATGGCCATTTCTTCATTAGTAATTTCCTCAAAATAAACAAGGCGGTTTAATTGCTGTGCACTGTCAAAAAACAGGTTTGGCATCTCGGTGTAAAAGTCCAAAGTTTTAATTAAATCAGTGCTTGTGCCTGTGTGTAAGCAATTACGGTTTCTGTCGGTAATGATATAAATAAACGTGTTCATAATTTAATTTGGCTGTTTAAATTTTAATTACTAATTTTATTGGCATAAAAATACTAACAATTTTAGCAATTCCAAATTTTATGTCAAATATTTCTTCAAATATTAAGTATCTCCGCAAAAAAAAGGGTTTAACACAGCAACAGTTTGCAGATGAGATGGATATTAAGCGTTCTTTAGTGGGTGCTTATGAGGAAAACCGCGCCGAACCCAAGTATGAATTACTAAATAAAATAGCATTATACTTTGATTTAAGTGTTGACGATTTTATAAACGAAGCCATTGACGATAAATGGGCGCCCAAGCCAAAGGGCAATCCGGCTAATTTGAGAATACTAAGTATATCGGTTGATAAAGACGATAACGAAAATATTGAGTTGGTACCCATGAAAGCAAGTGCCGGTTATATGAACGGCTACGCCGACCCGGAATATGTTGCCAAACTACCCAAATTTAATTTACCCATGTTTACCGGCGGCACTTTCCGCGCATTCGAAATTAAAGGTGATTCGATGCTGCCACTTCCATCAGGTTCAATTATTATTGGCGAATACGTTGAAAACTGGGCCGATGTTAAACTTGCCGAAACTTATGTGGTTGTAAGCAAAAGCGATGGCGTGGTTTACAAACGCATAGGCAGTAAGTTTAAAGATCAAAAGAAACTGAAGCTGGTATCTGACAACCCGGTGTACGAGCCTTACGAAGTTAACGGCGAAGATATTTTAGAATTATGGAAGGCCAAGGCCTATATATCAACACAGATACCACAGCCAGCACCCGAGCCAACCATGGAAAGTTTAACCGCTATGATGATGCAGATGCAACGCTCCATCTCAAAGATGAACAAAGGCAACAATTAAGTTACAGGCTTGTTATTAATCTTTTTGCTCCTATCTTTATCATACAGTTAAACTTAAAAAAAAATGAAGAAATTATTAATGGTATGCTGCTTTGTAGTAAGCATAGTGTCTTTGAGCAAGGCTCAAGGTGGCCGTATGCGTAGAAGCCCGGCGGAACAGGCTAAAGAAATGCAAACTCAGTTAAAATTAACCGACGATCAAACAGCTAAAGTTTTGTCAATTTATACCGCACAATCTACCAAAATGGATAGCGTTATGAAAGCTGCAAACGGCGACAGAGATGCAATGCGGTCGGCAATGCAACCGTTGAGGAAAGAAGCCAATGACAAAATTTTGGCCGTTTTAACCGACGATCAAAAAGTTGCGTACAAAAAAATGGAAGAAGAAAGAATGTCGAGAATGCGTAATGGCGGCGGCGGTAATCCACCTCCCCCTCCATCACAAAAATAATTGAATAGAGAGAGGCTGTCTCAAAAGTGAGGCAGCCTCTTGTTATTTTAGAGTGATTTTTGTTAACTTAAAGGCATGGGAGCGAAAGTAGTTTTTAAGCCATATGACCCTGACCAGTTAACATTTTTACCGTATAAACTGGAGGAGTTAGTACCTGAGGGCCACCCGGTACGCATAGTCAAACAAGTAGTTGACTTGATAGACGTTAAACCGATCAACCGCAAGTATAAAGGCGGCGGGGCATCAAGCTTCCATCCGCGGCTGATGCTGAAACTGCTGGTGTATGGTTACCTGACCAATACCTATTCATCAAGAAAGCTGGAAGACCAGGCGGCACAGAACGTCCACTTTATGTGGCTGTTGGGGATGAAGAAGCCCGATCACAATACCATAAACCGTTTCCGGAGCGAAAAGCTGTCGGGTATCTTAAAGCAGATCTTCTCTCAGATTGTACTGCTGTTGGCAGAACAGGGTATCGTTTCGCTTAAAGAGACTGTGTTTACCGATGGCACCAAGATCGAATCGGTGGCGAACAAATACACCTTTGTATGGGGCAAAAGCATCAAGAACAGTAAAGAGAAGATCAAAAGCCAGCTGGATGAACTATGGAAGTACGCGCAAGGCCTTGCGGCAGAAGAACTAAAAGATACCACGCCAATATCTTTTGAAGAGATCAACCCTGAAAAAGTAAAAGAAACCATAGCTAAGATCGATGCCGCTTTGAACGACAAGGAAGAAGTAAGCAAGCAGGTCAAACAAAAGCTGAACTATGCCAGAAAGAACTGGCCTGCAAACCTGGAACGTTATGACCAGCAGGAAAAGCAGTTAGGTATCCGTAACAGCTTTTCAAAGACCGACCCGGATGCGACTTTTATGCGGATGAAGGAAGACCACATGCTGAACGGGCAGCTTAAACCTGGATATAACCTACAAATATCCACACAAGATCAGTTCATCCTTAACTACAGCCTGCATCAAACCTCTACCGATTATCAGACCCTGCCATCTCACATAGACCAATACGAAGCACTATACAACACACTTCCCCAAGCAGTTGTGGCCGATGCCGGCTACGGTTCAGACGAGAACTACGGCATCTTACAGCAAAAAGGCATCGAAGCCTATATCAAGTACAATACGTTCGACAAAGAACAAAAGGAAGGCATCAAAGCGTTCAGTAATGACAGCCTGCATTACAACGAAGGGGAAAACTACCTGACCTGCCCGATGGGCCAGCGGATGGCACATATCGGTGATGGTCAAAGAATAACCACATCGGGCCATGTACAGCTGATCAGCCGTTACCAGGCAAAGAATTGTAATAACTGCCCCATGCGTGGCGTATGCCATAGCGGGCAGGGCAACCGGATCGTTGAGGTGAACCATTCCCTGAGAAAACACAAGCAGGAAGCAAAGGAAAGATTAAATACAGAACAGGGCATCAAATACCGAAAGCGAAGGCCTGCCGATGTGGAACCGGTATTTGCCCAACTGAAGCATAATCATGGCTTCAGGCGCTTTCTGCTGAAAGGCATGTCCAAAACCGAGGTCGAAATAGGCCTGTTATCCATCGCTCATAACCTCAGAAAGTGGAAAGCCTGAGGCTTTTCGCCCCCTTTTTCCAAAAAACGCTCTTAGAATCGATCAGAAACGAAATATCTGCACAATAGAGCTTCAGCCCCTAATAGCACAATCCAAATATATTCCATAAAAAAACCGCCTCATAATTGCTTATGAGACGGCCTCTTCTTATTTTAGCGCAAATTATAATGATATTGAACAGCGCTGATACCTATATCAAAAGTAAACTGGACGACAGGAAAGCATCCGGTACTTACCGCACCTTAAAAACCGATAAGCCACCTATTGATTTTTGCTCTAACGATTACCTTGGTTTTGCCCAATCATCCCAACTAAAGGCCGATGTAGATGCCTTTTTAGCACAACATACTAACTACCTTAATGGTTCAACAGGCTCGAGGCTGTTAACTGGTAATACCGCTTTTTGCGAAGAACTGGAAGCCGGCATTGCTCAGTTTCATGATGCCGGAGCAGGGCTCATCTTTAATTCGGGCTATGATGCCAATCTGGGTCTGTTTTCGTGCCTTCCGCAACGCGGCGATACCATTATTACCGACGAACTGATACACGCCTGCATTATTGATGGCGCCCGCCTAAGCCACGCCAACAGGTTTACCTTTAAGCACAACGATTTAGATAGTTTACAACAAAAACTTAAACATGCTACGGGCAATTGTTATATAGCCATAGAAAGCGTTTACTCTATGGACGGCGATGTGGCACCCTTAAATGAAATAGTTAATTTGGCAAAAGCTTATAACGCCAATGTAGTGGTTGACGAAGCGCACGCCCTCGGTGTATTCAACAAGGGACTGGTAAACCAGCTTAACCTGCAGCATGAGGTATTTGCCCGGGTGGTAACATTTGGCAAGGCGTTGGGCGTGCATGGTGCCATAGTTTTGGGCAGCGATGTGTTAAGGCAGTACCTTATCAACTTTGCCAGGTCGTTTATTTATACCACGGCGGCCTCGTTTCATCAGTTAGTGAGCGTAAAAATGGCTTATCAACTTTTGCAGGCTTCAAAAGGGCAGCAACAAAACCTTGCGCATAATATTGCGCTTTTTAAATCACAACTGACTAACAATAGCGGGTTAATTAATAGCGACAGTGCAATTCAAAGCATCATTATTGACGGCAATGATAGCGCACGGCAAGCTGCTGCTCATCTACAAAACAACGGCTTTGATGTTCGCCCGATACTTAGCCCAACAGTACCTGCCGGCACCGAACGGCTGCGGATATGCATCCATGCATTTAATACCGAACAACAAATAATTAACCTTACCCAACTGATCAAACAAATAACCGAATGAACAAACCTATTTTTATAACCGGCATTGGAACCGGAATTGGAAAAACAATCGTATCGGCTATTGTGGTTGAAAAGCTAAAGGCCGATTACTGGAAACCCATACAAGCCGGCGATTTGGACAACAGCGATACCTTGTTGGTGAAAAGCCTGGTATCAAATACGGTTTCGGTATTTCACCCCGAAACGTATCGTTTAACGCAGCCTTATTCGCCACATAAATCGGCGCAATTGGACGGTTTGGTTATTAATATGACACAAATTATTGCTCCCCAAACAAAAAATCAACTTATTATTGAAGGTGCAGGCGGGCTAATGGTGCCTCTAAACAATAGTTTTTTTATGATAGATTTGATTAAGCAACTTGATGCCGAGGTGATACTGGTATCAAAAAATTATTTGGGCAGTATAAACCATACCTTACTATCAATAGATGCTTTAAAGCACAAAGGCATCCCCGTAAAGGGAATTATTTTTAATGGCGATGCCGACGAAAGTACGCAAACTGTCATTTTAAATTACTCCAATGCGCCATTGCTTTGTAACTTGCCGCAAATGCCGGTTGTTAACAAGGCATCTATCAGTTCAATAACCCACGCCATAAATTTTTAATAATTAAAACGATAGTTAACTTAATAAAGCAGCAAATGAAAAACATCACGGTGATAGGTTCGGGAACGATGGGTAACGGCATAGCGCACATTTTTGCCCAGCACGGCTACGTTGTTAATATGGTTGATGTGGATAGTGCTGCATTAGAAAGAGGCCTAAACACCATTAAAAAAAATTTAGACAGGCAATTAGCCAAGGGTATTATTAACGAACAATTAAAAACGAATACCATAGCCAACATCAATACTTATACAGCTATTAAACAAGCTGTAGATACTGCCGATTTGGTTATTGAAGCTGCTACAGAAAACACCGACCTTAAACTAAAAATATTTAAGGAACTGGATGAGATATGCCCGGCAAAAACCATTTTAGCCACCAATACATCGTCAATATCAATCACCAAAATAGCGGCTGTTACCGGGCGGCCCGATAAAGTGATTGGTATGCACTTTATGAACCCCGTACCGATAATGAAACTGGTGGAAGTTATAAGCGGATACGCTACTGATGCCAAGGTTACAGAAGCCATTATGACACTATCGCGGGATTTAGATAAGGAGCCTGTTGAGGTAAACGATTATCCGGGCTTTGTTGCCAATCGCATTTTAATGCCGATGTTAAACGAAGCTATTTATACCTTATACGAAGGCGTAGCCGGTGTAGAAGAAATTG includes:
- a CDS encoding 3-hydroxyacyl-CoA dehydrogenase family protein, with the translated sequence MKNITVIGSGTMGNGIAHIFAQHGYVVNMVDVDSAALERGLNTIKKNLDRQLAKGIINEQLKTNTIANINTYTAIKQAVDTADLVIEAATENTDLKLKIFKELDEICPAKTILATNTSSISITKIAAVTGRPDKVIGMHFMNPVPIMKLVEVISGYATDAKVTEAIMTLSRDLDKEPVEVNDYPGFVANRILMPMLNEAIYTLYEGVAGVEEIDTVMKLGMGHPMGPLQLADFIGLDVCLAILRVLYDGFGNQKYAPCPLLVNMVTAGSKGVKTGLGFYDYSSGTKELVVAAKFRKP